One stretch of Lacrimispora sphenoides DNA includes these proteins:
- a CDS encoding ribokinase: MKILNFGSLNIDYVYQMDHFVREGETISSDSLEIFCGGKGLNQSLALSKSGVKVWHAGAVGELDGEILTQQLEQFGIDTSNIKRVKNKTGHAIIQKNQEGQNGILLYGGANQEITKDQVDQVLNEFGEGDFLILQNEINEVGYIMEQAYGKGMRIVLNPSPMNRKIWSYPLHYVEFFILNEIEAGDICQKSGSGRELLGQLAEKFPGAKILLTLGQDGSLYKDGDQVFEQEIYEVQVVDTTGAGDTFTGYFIGGLALGETPGQALDHAAKAASIAVSRAGAAPSIPTRDEVLNGY, translated from the coding sequence ATGAAAATATTAAATTTTGGTTCTTTGAATATTGATTATGTTTACCAGATGGATCATTTTGTCAGAGAGGGAGAAACCATATCCTCAGATTCTTTGGAGATATTTTGCGGAGGAAAAGGCCTCAATCAGTCTCTGGCACTGAGCAAAAGCGGCGTTAAAGTCTGGCATGCAGGAGCGGTTGGGGAACTGGACGGTGAAATATTGACCCAGCAGCTGGAGCAGTTCGGCATAGATACAAGTAATATTAAGCGGGTAAAAAATAAGACAGGCCATGCCATAATACAAAAGAATCAGGAAGGGCAAAATGGCATCCTTTTATATGGCGGAGCGAATCAGGAAATAACAAAGGATCAGGTGGACCAAGTATTAAATGAGTTTGGGGAAGGGGATTTTCTCATTCTTCAAAACGAAATCAACGAAGTTGGATATATTATGGAGCAGGCATACGGGAAAGGAATGAGAATCGTTTTGAATCCTTCCCCCATGAACCGCAAAATATGGAGTTACCCTCTTCATTATGTGGAGTTTTTTATATTGAATGAGATTGAAGCCGGGGATATCTGTCAAAAATCCGGTAGCGGCAGAGAACTCCTGGGTCAGTTGGCTGAAAAATTCCCGGGCGCAAAGATTCTTTTGACACTGGGACAAGATGGTTCTTTATACAAAGACGGCGATCAGGTGTTTGAGCAGGAAATCTATGAGGTACAGGTGGTTGATACAACAGGGGCCGGGGATACCTTTACCGGCTATTTTATAGGCGGACTTGCTCTGGGAGAAACTCCCGGACAGGCTTTGGATCATGCGGCAAAGGCAGCTTCCATTGCAGTATCCAGAGCAGGTGCTGCACCTTCGATACCCACGAGGGATGAAGTTTTAAATGGATATTAA
- a CDS encoding AroM family protein translates to MKIGAITVGQSPRTDVTEDIMDIFNGKAEVLERGGLDGLTREQIEKFSPKEGDYVLVSRLNDGTSVTFGERHIIPRIQHAIEELEEQGAYFIMMFCTGKFPDTLKAKVPLIYPCEILDRTVPLLTAASSILVVTPSPLQIAQSEKKWSRIVRKVKVVSGSPYGEWKELEETARLVRDTKADLVILDCIGFSRDMKRLFAEETGKPVILPRTLLARLVSELTDV, encoded by the coding sequence ATGAAGATTGGTGCCATAACGGTAGGGCAGAGTCCGAGAACTGATGTTACCGAAGATATCATGGATATTTTTAACGGCAAGGCTGAAGTCCTTGAAAGGGGAGGACTGGATGGTCTGACAAGAGAGCAGATAGAGAAATTTAGCCCCAAGGAGGGTGATTATGTGCTGGTCTCCAGATTAAATGACGGAACCTCTGTTACGTTTGGAGAACGTCATATCATCCCAAGGATTCAACATGCAATTGAGGAATTGGAAGAGCAGGGGGCGTACTTTATTATGATGTTTTGTACAGGAAAATTTCCGGACACCTTAAAAGCAAAGGTTCCCCTGATTTATCCTTGTGAAATTTTAGACAGAACCGTTCCTCTTCTGACAGCCGCCTCCTCGATTCTTGTAGTGACGCCATCTCCTTTGCAAATAGCTCAAAGCGAGAAAAAATGGTCCAGGATCGTAAGGAAGGTTAAAGTTGTCTCCGGCTCCCCTTATGGAGAATGGAAGGAGCTGGAAGAAACAGCCAGGCTTGTGAGGGATACAAAAGCGGATCTGGTGATTCTGGACTGCATTGGCTTCAGCCGGGATATGAAACGGCTGTTCGCGGAAGAGACCGGAAAGCCGGTAATTCTTCCCAGGACCTTATTGGCCCGCCTTGTTTCTGAATTGACAGATGTCTAA
- a CDS encoding M20 metallopeptidase family protein: protein MSDLLSRAKELEDYGIDIRRRIHKKPEIGFDLPETVKLVREELKSIGFEPAACGTAGITALAGKPGKTFLLRADMDALPMKEETGLPFASENGFMHACGHDMHTSALLLAARILKEREGELKGTVKLMFQPCEEGVGGALDMVNAGVLECPSVDGAMALHVLHEKSGSVGYSRGTACASSDIFTITVKGKGGHGAAPHLCVDPIHIAVHIHLALQALNSREVNPDEMLVCSICQINGGTATNVFPETVVLKGTIRTMNGKVRSFARERLVQIAEQTASTFRGEAEVKFLHEGVPPMENNGDLLEASNGYIDILLGEGTCKELPRMTGSEDFSIISQMVPSVLYWVGTGSEEEGYPYGVHDPRVTFNEESLHKMAAIYANTAICWLRDHS, encoded by the coding sequence ATGAGTGACCTGTTATCCAGAGCAAAAGAACTTGAGGATTATGGAATTGATATCAGGCGCAGGATACATAAAAAACCGGAAATCGGCTTTGACCTTCCGGAGACCGTAAAGCTTGTCAGGGAAGAGCTTAAGTCCATTGGTTTTGAGCCCGCTGCCTGCGGAACTGCAGGGATCACGGCGCTGGCCGGAAAGCCTGGAAAGACTTTTTTACTAAGAGCTGATATGGATGCCCTGCCCATGAAAGAGGAAACAGGACTTCCTTTTGCATCGGAGAATGGCTTCATGCATGCCTGCGGCCATGATATGCACACCAGTGCATTGCTTCTGGCTGCACGGATATTGAAAGAGAGAGAAGGGGAATTGAAAGGAACGGTGAAACTCATGTTCCAGCCCTGTGAAGAGGGGGTAGGAGGCGCTTTGGACATGGTAAATGCAGGCGTTCTTGAATGCCCTTCCGTGGATGGAGCAATGGCTCTCCACGTGCTCCACGAGAAGTCCGGAAGCGTTGGATATTCCCGGGGCACAGCTTGCGCTTCCAGCGATATCTTTACAATTACGGTAAAGGGAAAGGGCGGACATGGAGCCGCACCTCATCTCTGCGTTGATCCGATACATATAGCTGTCCACATTCATTTGGCACTGCAGGCCCTTAACAGCCGCGAGGTAAATCCTGATGAGATGCTGGTATGCAGTATCTGCCAGATAAACGGGGGAACAGCCACCAACGTATTTCCGGAGACGGTGGTATTAAAAGGAACCATACGCACCATGAATGGAAAGGTGAGAAGCTTTGCCAGAGAACGTCTGGTCCAGATTGCAGAACAGACTGCCAGCACATTCCGGGGAGAAGCAGAAGTAAAATTTCTTCATGAAGGCGTTCCGCCCATGGAAAATAACGGGGATCTTCTGGAGGCTTCCAACGGATATATCGACATCCTTTTGGGAGAAGGAACCTGTAAGGAACTGCCCAGAATGACCGGTTCAGAGGATTTCTCCATAATATCTCAGATGGTTCCCTCAGTTCTTTATTGGGTGGGAACCGGTTCAGAAGAGGAAGGATACCCTTACGGCGTTCACGATCCAAGAGTCACATTTAACGAGGAAAGCCTTCACAAAATGGCTGCCATCTATGCCAATACAGCCATCTGCTGGCTGAGAGATCACTCCTGA
- a CDS encoding glucose PTS transporter subunit IIA, translating into MEREELARKIIEHVGGIGNIKSLSHCMTRLRFFLLDDNKVSEEELKKLSILGVQKQGGQYQVIVGNDVSKVYKEIIKQYPGIAGGENVPDNSGEKKGSIFNRMLATLTAILVAPLSAIIGGGLILGIRYMFTTLHILPGDSSLIFLLTVIGNSSLYFFPFLLAVSAAKRFNTNIYMAMGIAAAMLDPNIIAKVGEDPVRLFGAIPIPMINYGSSVIPIILAVWFMSKVYGWLDDHLPSMITVIFVPLLTFLIVIPINLILIAPLATYLTTYVSNGLEWLINLNLGIAGFVIGSTRPLLVLVGLHHAVRPLQYMQLETLGYTIISPATFISTMSQATAAFAVAVLVKDRKSKQIATSSTISGYLGITEPALYGIIFKYRAALVGCILGGGLGGMVSTMMGAKAFSSGLPSLLTTPIFMGDKPLSIVFGLIVMFVSTFGITWFLGKTVFKLNDNVVLTNGISEVEAAKGKAEPGHLVFSPVSGQICKLEVINDETFSSKLLGEGIGIVPSENLVVAPGDGTVNTVFHTNHALGLITEDGTEVLIHIGLDTVKLEGEFFTARCKAGDKVKKGDALIEFDREQIAAAGYDTTVIVVISNTLAYGNIQPEFEDGPIFAGEKILTVR; encoded by the coding sequence ATGGAACGAGAAGAATTAGCAAGAAAAATTATAGAGCATGTAGGCGGGATAGGAAATATCAAGTCTTTGTCCCATTGCATGACACGGCTTCGGTTTTTCTTATTGGATGACAATAAAGTCAGCGAAGAGGAATTAAAGAAACTTTCCATACTTGGTGTCCAGAAGCAGGGAGGCCAGTACCAGGTTATCGTAGGAAATGACGTATCCAAGGTATATAAGGAAATCATTAAGCAGTATCCGGGGATTGCCGGAGGAGAAAATGTCCCGGATAACTCCGGAGAGAAGAAAGGAAGTATTTTTAACCGTATGCTTGCAACACTGACTGCCATATTGGTTGCACCGCTTTCCGCTATTATCGGCGGCGGTTTGATATTGGGTATCCGGTATATGTTTACTACCCTGCACATTTTGCCGGGTGACAGCTCACTTATTTTCCTGCTTACGGTAATTGGTAATTCCTCCCTTTATTTTTTCCCATTTCTGCTTGCGGTTTCGGCTGCCAAGCGATTCAATACCAACATTTACATGGCTATGGGGATAGCAGCTGCCATGTTGGATCCCAATATCATAGCAAAGGTTGGGGAAGATCCGGTAAGGCTTTTTGGGGCAATACCTATTCCTATGATTAATTATGGAAGCAGTGTTATACCTATTATCCTGGCGGTATGGTTCATGAGCAAGGTATATGGCTGGCTGGATGACCATCTGCCTTCAATGATTACCGTTATATTTGTTCCTCTGCTGACTTTTTTGATTGTTATTCCAATAAACTTAATATTAATCGCGCCTCTGGCTACTTACCTGACAACTTATGTATCAAATGGTCTTGAGTGGCTGATAAACTTGAATCTTGGAATCGCAGGTTTTGTGATCGGCTCGACCCGCCCGCTGCTGGTATTGGTAGGTTTGCATCATGCCGTCCGCCCCCTTCAGTATATGCAGTTAGAAACCCTTGGATATACCATAATTTCCCCGGCTACTTTTATATCCACCATGTCCCAGGCAACCGCTGCATTTGCAGTTGCAGTACTTGTTAAAGACCGGAAGAGTAAGCAGATTGCAACTTCTTCCACCATTTCAGGCTATTTAGGTATTACCGAGCCTGCTCTGTATGGAATTATCTTTAAATATCGGGCAGCTCTGGTGGGCTGTATCTTAGGCGGCGGCCTTGGGGGTATGGTAAGTACCATGATGGGGGCGAAGGCCTTTTCATCAGGGCTGCCCAGTCTATTGACAACCCCGATATTCATGGGGGATAAGCCCCTATCCATAGTTTTCGGCCTGATTGTAATGTTTGTGTCTACATTCGGAATTACGTGGTTTCTTGGAAAAACTGTGTTTAAGCTGAATGATAACGTGGTCTTAACCAATGGAATATCTGAAGTCGAAGCGGCTAAGGGGAAAGCAGAACCAGGGCATCTGGTGTTCAGCCCTGTCAGTGGGCAGATCTGTAAACTGGAGGTTATTAATGACGAAACATTCTCCAGCAAATTATTAGGTGAAGGTATTGGAATCGTTCCGAGTGAAAACTTGGTTGTCGCTCCTGGGGATGGTACGGTCAATACAGTTTTCCATACCAACCATGCACTTGGTCTGATTACGGAGGATGGTACGGAGGTACTTATTCATATCGGACTTGATACGGTCAAACTGGAAGGGGAATTCTTTACTGCCAGATGTAAGGCAGGGGATAAGGTGAAAAAAGGGGATGCTCTTATTGAGTTTGACCGGGAACAGATTGCAGCAGCTGGTTATGATACCACGGTTATTGTAGTGATTTCTAATACCCTGGCGTATGGGAATATCCAGCCTGAATTTGAAGATGGGCCTATTTTTGCAGGCGAGAAAATATTAACTGTCAGATAG
- a CDS encoding glucosamine-6-phosphate deaminase has translation MQLIITKDYVTMSQMALTHVLTHMYTGDNRRVNLSITAGKTPERMYQLLTEEYKGNTCFKHVHFYNFDEIPREREETGVTMNDLNRMFFDPAEVPGELIHVLDTKDWKDYDKKLKEDGGLDMLIMGLGTDGHFCGNLAGTVEHFGMETRMVTKEEYPISYFERETSPDHYVTFGPKTVMNARHLIMIINGSHKAEIAKKALFGPVTPEVPASVFQLHPNYTVIMDEEAASLLDY, from the coding sequence ATGCAATTAATTATCACAAAGGACTATGTAACCATGAGCCAGATGGCTCTTACTCATGTATTGACTCATATGTACACAGGGGATAACCGAAGGGTCAACCTTTCCATAACGGCAGGAAAAACCCCGGAACGGATGTATCAGCTGCTTACAGAGGAGTATAAAGGAAATACCTGTTTTAAACATGTCCATTTTTATAACTTTGATGAGATACCCAGGGAACGGGAGGAAACCGGTGTAACCATGAATGATTTAAACCGTATGTTTTTTGATCCGGCCGAGGTGCCCGGGGAACTGATTCACGTTCTGGATACAAAGGACTGGAAAGATTACGATAAGAAACTTAAAGAAGATGGCGGATTAGATATGCTCATCATGGGGCTCGGTACGGATGGACATTTCTGCGGTAATCTTGCAGGTACGGTAGAACATTTCGGCATGGAGACCCGTATGGTAACGAAAGAGGAATATCCTATTTCATATTTTGAAAGAGAGACTAGTCCGGATCATTATGTGACATTCGGGCCGAAAACTGTAATGAATGCCCGTCATCTCATCATGATCATTAATGGCAGCCACAAAGCAGAAATCGCAAAAAAGGCCTTGTTCGGCCCGGTTACGCCGGAGGTTCCTGCCAGTGTATTCCAGCTGCATCCTAATTATACGGTCATCATGGACGAGGAGGCCGCATCTTTGCTGGATTATTAA
- a CDS encoding LacI family DNA-binding transcriptional regulator: MRATIKDIANDTGLSVTTVSLVLNGKAHKIPEDTKKRIMESAQKLNYRPNQLAVSLVKKRSKTIGLIIPDIGNIFYANMVKGIEECCREYGRTLVLCNTNDLHKRDMEYIRFLADQGVDGIIYVMSRESDETAGKESVRLLEQLQLPFVLLDRFLTDVDCAEVILDHEMGGYLAAKHLAELGHKKIACVTGPANLADSERRLKGYARALQEFHIPFDERLVYEGDYTMECGERAVTALMQYGYTAVFACNDLSAFGVCRQLSQYHKKVPVDISVVGYDDVLYAEMMAVPLTTVRQPVYEMGVESVKRLISLIKKKKVDNKTAVFEPKLIIRSSTMGIRQEYNI; encoded by the coding sequence ATGAGAGCAACAATTAAGGACATTGCGAATGACACAGGACTATCTGTGACGACGGTATCTCTGGTATTAAATGGGAAGGCCCATAAGATACCGGAGGATACAAAAAAACGGATTATGGAATCGGCACAAAAGCTTAACTATCGGCCGAATCAGCTGGCAGTCAGTCTGGTTAAAAAGAGAAGTAAAACCATAGGTCTAATTATTCCTGATATCGGAAATATCTTTTACGCCAATATGGTAAAGGGGATTGAGGAGTGCTGCAGGGAGTATGGCAGAACACTGGTCTTGTGCAATACCAACGATCTCCATAAGAGGGACATGGAATATATCCGTTTTCTGGCTGACCAGGGTGTAGACGGAATCATCTATGTCATGTCCAGAGAAAGTGATGAGACAGCCGGTAAAGAATCGGTTCGCTTATTGGAACAGCTGCAGCTGCCGTTTGTGCTTCTGGACCGCTTTCTTACGGATGTGGACTGCGCAGAAGTTATCCTGGATCATGAAATGGGAGGGTATCTGGCAGCGAAACATCTGGCAGAGCTTGGCCATAAGAAGATCGCCTGTGTAACAGGTCCTGCAAATTTGGCGGATTCAGAAAGAAGATTGAAAGGATATGCCCGCGCGCTGCAGGAATTTCATATTCCTTTTGATGAAAGGCTGGTTTATGAAGGTGATTATACCATGGAATGCGGGGAACGTGCTGTAACGGCGCTGATGCAGTATGGATATACGGCAGTATTTGCCTGCAACGACCTATCAGCTTTTGGAGTGTGCAGGCAGCTGTCCCAATATCATAAGAAAGTACCTGTAGATATATCGGTGGTAGGATATGATGATGTTTTGTATGCGGAAATGATGGCGGTTCCTCTTACAACGGTCAGACAGCCTGTATATGAGATGGGAGTTGAGTCAGTCAAACGGCTGATTTCCCTGATAAAAAAGAAAAAAGTAGATAATAAGACTGCGGTATTTGAACCGAAATTGATTATAAGAAGCAGTACCATGGGAATTAGACAGGAGTACAATATATGA
- a CDS encoding helix-turn-helix domain-containing protein — translation MEKENWVLACAVYIDEHLKEELSVERISAWAGYSPWYFSRRFKAEMGVSPMEFVKQRRLFAASGEIRRGKRIIDAALEYGWETHSGFTKAFCGQFGYAPVLLRALYIRDASMEGERDHLELYIKSMEPYKKPEELWEILCRTLIENGTEHDQENLNRIYELASFCHKGQKRYSGEDYITHPLNVALILADMGADEDTVCAGLLHDAESGIWEEGLKEEKAGERILDVLLAYREFEGRHECPDERGALIALADRLHNMRTIEFVDPSTWKWRAEDTMKIFSPIAAKYEDIRLRSELDELSMKFL, via the coding sequence ATGGAAAAGGAGAACTGGGTACTAGCATGCGCAGTTTATATAGACGAACATTTAAAGGAAGAACTGTCAGTGGAACGCATTTCCGCATGGGCAGGATATTCTCCCTGGTATTTTTCCAGACGTTTTAAGGCGGAAATGGGAGTTTCGCCCATGGAGTTCGTAAAACAACGGCGTCTTTTTGCGGCGTCCGGAGAAATCCGCAGGGGAAAGAGGATCATAGATGCAGCCTTGGAGTATGGCTGGGAGACTCACAGCGGTTTTACCAAAGCTTTTTGCGGTCAGTTTGGGTATGCCCCTGTTCTCTTAAGAGCGCTCTATATTCGTGATGCTTCTATGGAAGGAGAACGGGATCACTTGGAATTATATATAAAGTCAATGGAGCCTTATAAAAAACCGGAGGAGTTGTGGGAAATTCTTTGCCGGACACTTATAGAAAATGGAACAGAACATGATCAGGAAAATTTAAACAGAATTTATGAGCTTGCATCATTCTGCCACAAGGGACAGAAACGGTATTCGGGGGAAGACTATATCACTCATCCCTTAAATGTTGCTTTGATTCTTGCAGATATGGGAGCCGATGAGGATACTGTATGTGCCGGACTTCTGCACGATGCAGAATCAGGAATCTGGGAAGAAGGACTAAAGGAAGAGAAAGCCGGAGAAAGGATTTTGGATGTCCTTCTGGCGTACCGGGAATTTGAAGGCAGGCATGAATGTCCGGATGAGAGAGGGGCATTGATTGCTCTGGCCGACCGGCTCCACAATATGCGCACCATAGAATTTGTGGATCCATCTACCTGGAAATGGCGGGCGGAAGATACGATGAAAATATTTTCTCCCATAGCTGCAAAATACGAAGATATCAGGCTTCGGTCAGAATTAGACGAACTTTCCATGAAATTCCTTTAA
- a CDS encoding glycoside hydrolase family 1 protein: MLKHAPNGFPIGFLWGSASAACQIEGGCSEGGKGLSVADVAMKQGKEVPRKDYKNVTKEQINAAEGYVGEERYPKRHGVDYYHRFKEDIALCAQMGFTAFRMSIAWSRLFPNGDELEPNPEGVGFYHEVFKELKKYKIEPIVTLSHFEMPLHLVTQYGGWADRKLIDMFVRYCKVCFDEYGSYVTYWINFNEMNGTRFNTFYSTGIVREDWGDKFEQATYQAAHNQFVASAKAVKYLRETRTNARMGCMVVPFTRYPGTCKPEDVMKMQHDMHLDCYFYTDIYMRGEYPGYALRYFDDHQIQLETEDKDFELIKTYTVDYLTFSYYSTSISSVEQEGWETTDGNLSQQLKNPYLEASEWGWQIDPMGLRYQLSCFADRYPGVEMMVVENGLGAQDIVEADGSIQDDYRIDYLRRHIEQIKESIRDGANVIGYTSWSSMDCISSGTSEMAKRYGFIYIDLDDNNEGTLERKPKKSFYWYKKVIETNGEKL; the protein is encoded by the coding sequence ATGTTAAAACATGCACCTAACGGCTTTCCAATAGGATTTCTATGGGGAAGTGCGTCCGCAGCATGCCAGATAGAGGGTGGCTGTAGCGAAGGAGGGAAGGGCCTGAGCGTAGCAGATGTGGCAATGAAGCAGGGAAAGGAAGTTCCACGAAAAGATTATAAAAACGTTACAAAAGAACAGATAAATGCAGCAGAAGGCTACGTTGGGGAGGAACGGTATCCTAAGAGACATGGTGTGGATTATTATCACCGTTTCAAGGAGGATATTGCCTTGTGTGCCCAAATGGGATTCACAGCCTTTCGAATGTCGATTGCCTGGAGCCGGCTTTTTCCAAATGGTGATGAGTTAGAGCCTAATCCTGAGGGAGTGGGATTCTACCATGAGGTGTTTAAAGAACTGAAGAAATATAAAATAGAACCCATTGTGACTCTTTCCCACTTTGAGATGCCTCTTCATCTGGTCACCCAATATGGTGGCTGGGCTGATCGTAAGCTGATTGATATGTTTGTTCGTTACTGCAAAGTTTGCTTTGACGAATATGGGAGCTATGTCACTTATTGGATCAATTTTAATGAAATGAACGGTACCCGCTTTAATACTTTTTATTCAACCGGCATCGTCCGGGAGGATTGGGGAGATAAGTTTGAGCAGGCTACCTACCAGGCCGCTCATAACCAGTTTGTCGCTTCTGCTAAAGCTGTCAAATATTTGAGAGAGACAAGGACTAATGCCAGGATGGGCTGCATGGTGGTTCCATTTACCCGTTATCCAGGTACATGCAAGCCGGAGGATGTGATGAAGATGCAGCATGACATGCATCTGGACTGCTATTTTTATACGGATATTTATATGAGGGGAGAGTATCCTGGATATGCGCTCCGTTACTTTGATGACCATCAGATCCAACTTGAGACGGAGGATAAGGATTTTGAACTGATAAAAACATATACGGTCGATTACCTGACTTTCAGCTATTATTCCACCAGCATATCCAGCGTAGAGCAGGAGGGCTGGGAAACAACAGACGGGAATTTAAGCCAGCAGCTTAAAAATCCCTACCTGGAAGCATCTGAATGGGGCTGGCAGATTGATCCCATGGGACTGCGCTATCAGCTTAGCTGCTTTGCAGACCGGTATCCGGGAGTAGAAATGATGGTGGTCGAAAACGGCCTTGGCGCTCAGGATATTGTAGAAGCAGACGGCAGCATCCAGGATGATTACCGTATTGATTACCTTCGCCGCCATATTGAGCAGATCAAGGAATCCATTCGTGATGGGGCCAATGTGATTGGATATACATCCTGGTCTTCCATGGATTGTATTTCTTCTGGCACTTCTGAAATGGCAAAGCGTTATGGATTCATTTATATTGATTTGGATGATAACAATGAAGGGACTCTTGAAAGAAAACCAAAGAAATCGTTTTACTGGTATAAGAAGGTAATCGAGACTAACGGAGAGAAATTATAA
- a CDS encoding ECF transporter S component, with translation MNNNRTKKIVFSALMAALTTAATMVIHIPSAFSGYIHLGDGMVLLSGMLLGPMAGAAAGGIGSMMADLLSGYAFYAPATLIIKALAAFLSGYLYKHLPSRGPARGFRVLPFLAAGVVCSAVVTGGYFIFELAVYSWPAAISNVPFNMVQNLFSLIAAGVLLPILLRVREIRELNRETAL, from the coding sequence ATGAATAATAACAGAACAAAAAAGATCGTTTTCAGCGCTTTGATGGCAGCTCTTACCACTGCAGCCACTATGGTAATACATATACCATCTGCATTCAGCGGCTATATTCATCTGGGGGACGGGATGGTATTGCTAAGCGGCATGCTCTTAGGACCTATGGCAGGTGCCGCCGCAGGAGGGATAGGCTCTATGATGGCGGATTTGCTGTCCGGTTACGCTTTTTATGCACCCGCTACCCTGATCATTAAGGCATTGGCGGCATTTTTAAGTGGATATTTGTATAAACATCTGCCTTCCCGTGGACCAGCGAGGGGCTTTCGGGTACTGCCTTTTTTAGCCGCCGGAGTGGTTTGCAGCGCAGTGGTCACAGGCGGATATTTTATTTTTGAACTTGCAGTATACAGCTGGCCAGCTGCCATTTCTAATGTTCCGTTTAATATGGTACAGAATTTATTCAGTTTGATTGCAGCCGGAGTTTTGCTTCCTATTCTTTTGCGTGTTCGTGAGATCCGGGAACTGAATCGAGAGACAGCCTTATAA
- a CDS encoding PRD domain-containing protein: protein MYVEKRINNNVLLASEDGQQMVLVGKGIGFQAYPGNKIDKSRIEKTFYPTNNMTFTQMAALMTGCGPNELRAVFKIVNMAKETFKELNDNMFFSLLDHLSFALKRREIQMDIVNPLEWEIKKFYSREYQMGIKALEIIKADLGTQLPDSEAAFFALHIVNAQIDSVTGEEIFGITEMTNSILKLVKYFYQCEFDEDSVFFNRFITHVRYYLMRRLKGEEVASTEREIIDSVRKADSQAYECANKIAQYIYERQRWETSETEKMFLMLHIINLVKKVNK, encoded by the coding sequence TTGTATGTAGAAAAGCGTATCAATAATAATGTACTTTTGGCTTCAGAGGATGGACAGCAGATGGTTCTGGTGGGGAAAGGCATTGGTTTTCAGGCTTACCCTGGTAATAAAATAGATAAAAGCAGGATTGAGAAAACCTTTTATCCTACAAACAACATGACGTTCACTCAAATGGCAGCCCTTATGACGGGGTGTGGACCAAATGAGTTAAGGGCAGTTTTTAAAATTGTAAATATGGCCAAGGAGACATTTAAAGAATTAAATGACAATATGTTCTTTTCTTTACTTGACCATTTATCCTTTGCCCTTAAGCGTCGCGAAATTCAGATGGATATAGTAAATCCGCTGGAATGGGAGATAAAGAAGTTCTACTCCAGAGAATACCAGATGGGCATTAAGGCATTAGAAATTATAAAGGCTGATTTAGGGACGCAGCTTCCTGACAGCGAAGCCGCATTTTTTGCCCTTCACATTGTTAATGCACAGATAGATAGTGTAACGGGTGAGGAGATTTTTGGGATCACGGAAATGACAAATTCTATTTTAAAGCTGGTCAAGTATTTTTATCAGTGCGAGTTTGATGAGGACAGCGTGTTCTTTAACCGTTTTATAACTCATGTAAGGTATTATCTGATGAGACGGTTAAAAGGTGAGGAGGTCGCCTCTACAGAAAGGGAGATTATTGACTCAGTCCGCAAAGCAGATTCCCAGGCTTACGAATGTGCGAACAAGATTGCCCAGTATATTTATGAGCGTCAGAGATGGGAAACTTCCGAAACAGAGAAAATGTTCTTAATGCTACATATTATTAATTTAGTAAAAAAGGTAAATAAATAA